The Plasmodium knowlesi strain H genome assembly, chromosome: 14 genome has a segment encoding these proteins:
- a CDS encoding clustered-asparagine-rich protein, putative gives MSEEIPNATIDGVPNDRLHIQNIPPHLTESHLRNLFGNAGYTITDVCYFNKNRKQSNNGFMNRKVYNTALITFNTHEEALSVLKNIKSMIDTSRQEKSIEAKFAVPNVNNNSGGKNNNSGHGTGGSIGGNGGGPHGPFGNMGSSGNNNFQKSFNNNDDFNGGGMNNYNYFNTTGNVQGNLATRNMMKGKNPNNGMMMMMNNVNNTSGMNGVLSPNDRQMNGGVFNQKNNFMLNNSNLGNGKSIPEMVKADGEFSPRASGNIGDMHSVGAISGVGPVGGVNGMNGLQGEGVGSGNHGNAHGNAHGGSGPAMFRQMQNNNNGNVFQSSDPVMEECNENIEGLSLWEIYKDKNNNTYYYNNLTKHSQWNKPVHPNKLFHFNNNDKTKLNGPNGSNLFIFHIPSEWTDLDLFQHFCCFGNIISSKIQRDNTGRNSGFGFVSYDNILSAQHAIQFMNGYFVNNKYLKVQLKKGEGAEKA, from the coding sequence ATGAGCGAAGAAATACCGAATGCAACCATCGATGGGGTTCCCAACGATAGACTACACATACAGAACATCCCTCCTCACCTGACGGAATCTCACCTGAGGAATTTATTTGGAAACGCAGGATATACCATAACAGACGTGTgctattttaataaaaacagaaaacAATCAAACAATGGTTTTATGAACAGGAAGGTTTACAACACTGCCTTGATTACATTTAACACACATGAGGAGGCTTTAAGTGTCTTGAAGAACATCAAAAGCATGATTGATACGAGCAGACAGGAGAAGAGCATCGAGGCGAAATTCGCCGTGCCGAATGTGAATAACAATTCGGGTGGaaagaataataatagtGGTCATGGCACTGGGGGGAGCATCGGAGGTAATGGAGGCGGCCCACATGGCCCATTTGGAAACATGGGATCCTCCGGAAATAACAACTTCCAAAAGAGCTTTAATAACAACGACGATTTTAACGGAGGAGGAATGAACAACTACAATTATTTTAACACCACGGGAAATGTACAAGGAAATTTAGCAACCAGGAATATgatgaaagggaagaacccCAATAATggaatgatgatgatgatgaataATGTAAACAATACGAGTGGCATGAACGGAGTGCTGAGCCCAAATGACCGCCAGATGAATGGAGGCGTGTTTAATCAGAAAAATAACTTTATGCTGAACAATTCCAACTTGGGTAATGGGAAAAGTATTCCCGAAATGGTGAAAGCCGATGGGGAATTCTCCCCCCGGGCGAGCGGCAATATTGGGGACATGCACAGTGTCGGTGCCATTAGCGGGGTTGGCCCTGTTGGTGGTGTGAACGGTATGAACGGTCTGCAGGGCGAAGGGGTCGGAAGCGGAAACCACGGTAACGCACACGGTAATGCACATGGAGGAAGTGGTCCCGCTATGTTCAGGCAAATgcaaaacaacaacaacggAAATGTCTTCCAATCGAGCGATCCCGTAATGGAAGAATGTAATGAAAATATTGAAGGCCTAAGTCTGTGGGAGATTTACAAggataagaacaacaacaccTATTATTATAATAACCTCACGAAACATAGTCAATGGAACAAACCCGTACACCCAAATAAATTGTTCCATTTTAATAATAACGATAAAACCAAGTTGAATGGTCCCAATGGAAGcaacttatttatttttcacatacCAAGTGAATGGACCGACTTGGACTTATTCCAACACTTTTGTTGTTTCGGAAATATAATATCGTCTAAAATTCAGAGAGACAACACGGGTAGGAACTCTGGCTTCGGCTTTGTGAGCTACGACAATATCCTGAGTGCACAGCATGCCATTCAATTTATGAATGGCTACTTtgtgaataataaatatttgaAGGTGCAACTGAAGAAGGGGGAGGGCGCGGAAAAGGCCTAG